CCCGCCCTCTCCGCCACCTAAAACATTAAGTCTATGACCGTGCTAGATGGGGAGGTAGCGGTGCCCTGCACCAGCAATCCGCTGTAGCTGGGTTGAATTCCTACTCGAGGGTATGACTTGTGAGGTCTGGTCATCGTAAGGGGCGTTGACGACCGGGTCTTACGCAGCGTAGGCTCTCGAACCGTGTCAGGTCCTGACGGAAGCAGCACTAAGGGAAACCCTACGGGTGCCGTAAGATAGCCTGGTCTGAGCAACCTGCGTTGGTTCGCTCGGAAGTTATTACTCGACGGTAGGTGCACGGTCTCTAAATTTTAAATTCTTAAGTTAAGCTGTCTGTATTATACAGACAGCCTTTGTTTTTTACAGCGAGTTGGTGTCTGCTGTTTTTTTATATATGTATAAAAACTGAAGGATGTTGACAACCCATGAAATTAGATTTATGGGGAAGCTCGTAGTCAGCGGTTGTCCATGAATATGTCATTAAACGGTAGATTTATTAAGAAAATCTATATATAATAGTTTTTAATTTAATTAACTGGCGAATCATTAGGAGGTGTACAAATGGAAATTAAAGTTTTGCTAGAGGGAGACCAGTCCTTTGAAGTTTCTCAAGGTACACCGGTAATGGAACTATTAAAGATTCGACACAAAGAAGGCTCTGTTCCGGTTGTTGCTGCCTTTATTGACAATGTACTAAAGGATTTAAGAACCCCGTTAACTTCTGATTGCCATGTAAGATTTGTGGATTTAACTATGCCAGAGGGAGTTCGTGTTTATAGACGCAGTGTAACAGCGTTGTTGATGCGGGCTATTTCAGAAATTCTGCCAGGAAGTAATGCAGTAATACAACACTCCCTAGGTAATGGGATTTATGGAGAAATCCATTACGACCGACCACTAAAGGATAAGGACATTGCCAGAATAGAAAGACAAATGCACTATATTATCGAAGCAGATGAACCGTGGGTTTTAATGAATCTTAAAAAAGAGGACGCTGAGCGACTTCTTACAGAGGCTGGACAAACCGAAAAGATTCAGTTGCTTCATTACCTTCCGAAAGAGGAAATAGAACTCTACTCCTGTGGAGGATATTACGACCTTTGCCACGGGGCACTGGTGCCCAGCACAGGGATATTAAAGAATTTCCGACTACGCTTTTATTTACCCGGATTTATCCTAGAGCTGCCCAATCTGGAAAGCCCCAGCAAAATTCCCCCCTATATTGAGCAGGGGAAGTTGGCTAATATTCATTTTGAGGCCAAAAAGTGGGCCAATATCCTTAAGGTTAACAATGTGGTCTCTTTAAATGATGTAGTTACCAAGGGGGATGTGGGAAATTTAATTCGGGTATCTGAGGCCTTTCACGAGAAAAAAATTGGCGAGATTGCTGATCAGATCAGTGACAATATTGATCGTATTCGTATTGTGTTA
This genomic interval from Desulforamulus reducens MI-1 contains the following:
- a CDS encoding nucleoside kinase; translation: MEIKVLLEGDQSFEVSQGTPVMELLKIRHKEGSVPVVAAFIDNVLKDLRTPLTSDCHVRFVDLTMPEGVRVYRRSVTALLMRAISEILPGSNAVIQHSLGNGIYGEIHYDRPLKDKDIARIERQMHYIIEADEPWVLMNLKKEDAERLLTEAGQTEKIQLLHYLPKEEIELYSCGGYYDLCHGALVPSTGILKNFRLRFYLPGFILELPNLESPSKIPPYIEQGKLANIHFEAKKWANILKVNNVVSLNDVVTKGDVGNLIRVSEAFHEKKIGEIADQISDNIDRIRIVLIAGPSSSGKTSFAQRLSTQLQVNGIRPVAISLDDYFVDREMTPRDEEGNYDFESIFSIDIALFNDHLIKLIQGEEIELPYFNFKTGKREYHGERLQLGSADLLVVEGIHGLNDMLTSSIPKGRKFKIYVSALTQINLDNQNRIPTTDVRLLRRIARDQRCRGRSAGETISMWSSVRRGEEKNIFPFQESADVMFNSALPYELAVLKSVVEPHLKQITPEYPEYAEAQRLLDFVSYFAPLGPDEVPLNSIVREFIGGSCFVGTVR